From Deferrisoma camini S3R1, the proteins below share one genomic window:
- a CDS encoding LysM peptidoglycan-binding domain-containing protein, with the protein MRRLGVLLGTALMATGLGACAVAPGVKEAQVRSAPPAAETPGAGIAAPAPAGPAPPRPEPVAPIPADSPEPEPPPASADASPPVGPLPPADGAGREGSTEGERPAVPAQPPPPPVPATVPDEARKPVAEAPEPRSPAPEETNQAREEPEGLPIPDHPAVTSLLEEFSGPRRRTLTLAFQRGERYLPMIRRVLRDEGLPEELAYLALVESHFKPDARSPAGAVGMWQFIESTARASGLRVDWWVDERLDPELATRAAARHLKELYALFEDWNLALAAYNAGPGAVGRALRRCNVSDFWGLLAAGGLRSETCRYVPKFYAAVAIARNPEAYGLTWKREADPWVYDTVLVDSPVDVGTVARLAAVDRRVVEGLNPALLRGCTPPGSSAYPVRVPVGKGELVAAALERLPPDRRLSFQRYRVEPGDTLWGIARRFGTRVAAIRDLNRVRSARRLRPGQHLVIPVPRGRAVKSRGRRVDTPVRMGEYRVRPGDTLWGIARRFGTTVARLQRWNGLPRRGVLRPGQVLRVEPVAVAKGGTVHVVEPGDTLWGIARRYGVDLETLLRVNGLRPDHVLRPGDELRVPVSGSGG; encoded by the coding sequence TTGAGGCGATTGGGAGTGCTTCTGGGGACGGCCCTGATGGCCACGGGGCTCGGGGCCTGTGCGGTGGCACCCGGCGTCAAAGAGGCGCAGGTGCGCTCGGCCCCGCCCGCCGCCGAGACTCCGGGTGCCGGGATCGCCGCCCCCGCGCCGGCCGGGCCTGCGCCGCCGCGCCCGGAGCCGGTGGCCCCCATCCCTGCCGACTCCCCCGAACCCGAGCCGCCGCCGGCGTCCGCCGATGCGTCTCCACCGGTCGGACCCCTCCCCCCCGCCGACGGGGCGGGCCGCGAGGGGAGCACGGAGGGGGAGCGGCCGGCCGTGCCGGCCCAGCCTCCGCCCCCGCCCGTTCCGGCGACGGTCCCGGACGAGGCCCGGAAGCCGGTTGCCGAGGCGCCGGAGCCCCGCTCCCCCGCGCCGGAGGAAACCAACCAGGCCCGAGAGGAGCCCGAGGGGCTTCCGATCCCCGATCACCCGGCCGTGACCTCGCTGCTCGAGGAGTTCTCGGGCCCCCGGCGCAGGACCCTGACCCTCGCGTTCCAGCGGGGGGAGCGGTACCTCCCGATGATCCGCCGGGTGCTGCGCGACGAAGGGCTGCCCGAGGAGTTGGCGTACCTGGCGCTGGTGGAGAGCCACTTCAAGCCCGACGCCCGCTCACCCGCAGGGGCGGTGGGGATGTGGCAGTTCATCGAGTCCACCGCGCGGGCCAGCGGGCTGCGGGTGGACTGGTGGGTGGACGAGCGCCTGGACCCGGAGCTCGCGACCCGGGCGGCCGCCCGACACCTGAAGGAGCTCTACGCCCTGTTCGAGGACTGGAACCTGGCCTTGGCCGCGTACAACGCGGGGCCGGGTGCGGTGGGGCGGGCGTTGCGCCGGTGCAACGTCTCCGATTTCTGGGGGCTTTTGGCGGCCGGAGGGCTGCGGTCGGAGACGTGCCGGTACGTACCCAAGTTCTATGCCGCGGTGGCCATCGCGAGAAACCCCGAGGCCTACGGTCTCACGTGGAAGCGGGAGGCGGATCCTTGGGTCTACGACACCGTTCTCGTGGACTCCCCGGTGGACGTGGGCACCGTGGCGAGGTTGGCGGCCGTGGACCGCCGCGTGGTCGAGGGGTTGAACCCTGCGTTGTTGCGCGGCTGCACCCCGCCGGGATCTTCGGCCTACCCCGTGAGGGTGCCGGTGGGGAAGGGCGAGTTGGTGGCCGCCGCCCTGGAGCGGCTGCCGCCGGACCGGCGGCTGTCCTTCCAGCGGTACCGGGTGGAACCGGGCGACACCCTGTGGGGCATCGCCCGGCGGTTCGGCACCCGGGTGGCGGCGATCCGGGACCTGAACCGGGTCCGGTCCGCCCGCCGGCTCAGGCCCGGCCAGCACCTGGTGATCCCGGTCCCAAGGGGAAGGGCGGTCAAGTCCCGCGGGCGTCGGGTCGATACCCCAGTTCGGATGGGGGAGTATCGGGTGCGACCGGGCGACACCCTATGGGGCATCGCCCGCCGGTTCGGCACCACCGTGGCCCGGTTGCAACGGTGGAACGGCCTTCCCAGGCGGGGCGTGCTGCGGCCCGGGCAGGTGCTCCGGGTGGAGCCGGTGGCGGTCGCCAAGGGGGGGACCGTACACGTGGTGGAGCCCGGCGACACCCTGTGGGGCATCGCCCGCCGGTACGGTGTCGACCTGGAGACGCTTCTTCGGGTCAACGGCCTGCGGCCGGACCATGTGTTGCGGCCCGGCGACGAGCTTCGGGTGCCGGTGTCGGGTTCGGGGGGGTAG
- a CDS encoding GspE/PulE family protein: MHDPCTPDPDVPFRGVLDVDFLARVCLRRGLLTESQARFVRERAGIQAAALRRRVGPDLASDPVELLLSFELKPPGSDSPLDADQVLAALADAARVPRIQIDPLKLDAAAIVRSLPRAFARRHAVLVLDPGADPVPVAVADPFDVAALETVRQRLGKPLQPRVAARREILHLIREIYGFQTSVAAAERDLGELHDLQNLEQFFRMRPETDLDSTDSHIVRAVDHLLRYALDQRASDIHIEPKREQSAVRLRIDGVLHTVHRFSRRIHSAIVSRIKTLARMDIAEKRLPQDGRIKTEHEGRSVELRVSTLPVAFGEKLVLRIFDPQIHENDLPDLGLQGADLEAVEGFLDRPHGLVLVTGPTGSGKTTTLYAALRRLATEARNVSTVEDPIENVVEAFNQVGVQPQIGLTFASALRTLLRQDPDVIMVGEIRDGETARMAIQASLTGHLVLSTVHTNDAPSAVSRLLDMGVEPYLLSSTLLGVLAQRLVRTPCPHCSRQEPLLPAHAEALRLPPNTLERRGRGCPRCRRTGYLGRTGVYEVLRITPELAEAIHQARPTAHLGALARTAGMRTLRQAGVALVLEGRTTALEVLAVTPPSPEDPFVTPSVKRNAACSVSEGNHPTARGGTTP, from the coding sequence TTGCACGATCCGTGCACACCCGATCCCGACGTCCCCTTCCGGGGCGTCCTGGACGTGGATTTCCTTGCCCGCGTGTGCCTGCGCCGCGGCCTCCTGACGGAGTCGCAGGCCCGGTTCGTGCGGGAACGGGCCGGCATCCAGGCCGCGGCCCTCCGGCGCAGGGTGGGACCGGACCTCGCCTCGGACCCGGTGGAGCTCTTGCTGTCGTTCGAGCTGAAGCCCCCCGGCTCCGACTCCCCCCTCGACGCCGACCAGGTGCTGGCCGCGCTGGCCGATGCGGCGCGGGTGCCCAGGATCCAGATCGACCCGCTGAAGCTCGACGCGGCAGCCATCGTGCGGTCGCTGCCCAGGGCGTTCGCCCGGCGGCACGCCGTGCTGGTGCTCGACCCCGGGGCCGATCCGGTGCCGGTGGCGGTGGCCGATCCGTTCGATGTGGCCGCGCTGGAGACGGTGCGCCAACGGCTGGGCAAGCCCTTGCAGCCCAGGGTCGCGGCCCGGCGCGAGATCCTGCACCTGATCCGGGAGATCTACGGGTTCCAGACCTCCGTGGCCGCGGCCGAGCGGGACCTGGGGGAGCTGCACGATCTCCAGAACCTGGAGCAGTTCTTCCGGATGCGGCCCGAGACCGACCTGGACTCGACCGACAGCCACATTGTGCGCGCCGTGGACCACCTGCTGCGGTACGCCCTGGACCAGCGCGCCAGCGACATCCACATCGAGCCCAAGCGGGAGCAGTCGGCGGTGCGGCTGCGCATCGACGGGGTGCTGCACACCGTGCACCGGTTCTCCCGGCGGATCCACAGCGCCATCGTGTCGCGGATCAAGACCCTGGCTCGGATGGACATCGCCGAGAAGCGCCTTCCCCAGGACGGCCGGATCAAGACCGAGCACGAGGGGCGGTCCGTGGAGCTGCGGGTGTCCACCCTGCCCGTGGCGTTCGGCGAGAAGCTGGTGCTCCGGATCTTCGACCCCCAGATCCACGAGAACGACCTTCCCGACCTGGGCCTCCAGGGAGCCGACCTCGAGGCGGTGGAGGGGTTCCTGGACCGCCCCCACGGGCTGGTGTTGGTCACCGGCCCCACCGGATCCGGGAAGACCACCACCCTGTACGCGGCCCTGCGCCGGCTGGCCACCGAGGCCCGCAACGTCTCCACGGTGGAGGACCCCATCGAGAACGTGGTGGAGGCGTTCAACCAGGTGGGCGTGCAGCCCCAGATCGGGCTCACCTTCGCCTCGGCCCTCCGCACCCTTCTGCGGCAGGATCCGGACGTGATCATGGTGGGGGAGATCCGCGACGGGGAGACCGCCCGGATGGCGATCCAGGCCTCGCTGACCGGCCACCTGGTGCTGTCGACGGTTCACACCAACGACGCGCCGAGCGCCGTGAGCCGGCTCCTCGACATGGGGGTGGAGCCCTACCTCCTCTCGTCCACCCTGCTCGGCGTATTGGCCCAACGCCTGGTGCGCACCCCCTGTCCCCACTGCAGCCGCCAGGAGCCCCTTCTGCCGGCCCATGCCGAGGCCCTGCGGCTGCCGCCCAACACGCTGGAACGCCGGGGCAGGGGCTGCCCCCGGTGCCGCCGAACCGGCTACCTGGGCCGCACCGGCGTGTACGAGGTGCTTCGGATCACACCGGAGCTGGCCGAGGCGATCCACCAGGCCCGGCCCACCGCCCACCTCGGGGCATTGGCCCGGACCGCGGGGATGCGCACCCTTCGCCAGGCCGGAGTCGCCCTGGTGCTCGAGGGCCGGACCACCGCCCTCGAGGTGCTGGCGGTGACCCCGCCGAGCCCCGAAGACCCGTTCGTGACGCCTTCGGTGAAACGGAACGCGGCTTGCAGCGTATCCGAGGGGAACCACCCCACGGCTCGGGGAGGAACAACGCCATGA
- a CDS encoding GspH/FimT family pseudopilin translates to MRAHRRRGFTLVELMITIAVIGILGLVVTPGILTYIPQYRVNRAAKALATEMNLARMRAIAKNRIHYVVFAAGSDQTVKVYEESTNDTSWSTSDTLVKTVALATEFPNVRLDYNSVTGLDGTTLTSAVTFPSGRAVFLPNGLLSTPGAFYLMPAGDKDTRNDRLRAVEVGRAGQVTLYRYDTASSSWEEM, encoded by the coding sequence ATGAGGGCTCACCGCCGCCGGGGATTCACCCTGGTGGAGCTCATGATCACCATCGCAGTGATCGGCATCCTGGGGCTGGTCGTGACCCCGGGGATCCTCACCTACATCCCCCAGTACCGCGTAAACCGGGCCGCCAAGGCCCTGGCCACCGAGATGAACCTGGCCCGCATGCGGGCCATCGCCAAGAACCGCATCCACTACGTGGTGTTCGCGGCCGGCTCGGACCAGACGGTCAAGGTGTACGAGGAATCCACCAACGACACGTCCTGGTCCACCTCGGACACCTTGGTGAAGACCGTCGCCCTGGCGACCGAGTTCCCGAACGTGCGCCTCGATTACAATTCCGTGACCGGCCTGGACGGAACCACCCTCACGTCCGCCGTGACGTTTCCGAGCGGCCGCGCCGTGTTCCTGCCCAACGGCCTGCTGTCCACCCCCGGTGCCTTCTACCTGATGCCCGCCGGCGACAAAGACACCCGGAACGACCGCCTGCGGGCGGTGGAGGTGGGCCGCGCCGGTCAGGTCACGCTGTACCGGTACGACACGGCCTCGTCGTCGTGGGAGGAGATGTGA
- a CDS encoding choice-of-anchor X domain-containing protein, producing the protein MRARSDVRTVGRRDGGFTLVETLVALVVLAVGLLAIAKMSITYVRANSYSHLLSEATVAAQEKMEQLRSYAASERGDRFSVFDFDYLISTDPAFTSVEDPPGSGTSKTVPGLLSGSNGGSPVTTTGGTVYEVLYDDGNHGDGAAGDGVYGATDTVTIEGTGFTIARTWTVEPIPINGQTNFARVTVECSWTDRFGQTRTVHLESLVHRRQ; encoded by the coding sequence ATGCGGGCCCGGTCGGACGTCCGGACGGTGGGCCGTCGGGACGGGGGGTTCACCCTGGTCGAGACGCTGGTGGCGTTGGTGGTGCTGGCCGTGGGGCTTCTGGCGATCGCCAAGATGAGCATCACCTACGTACGGGCCAACTCCTACAGCCATCTGCTCTCCGAGGCCACCGTGGCGGCCCAGGAGAAGATGGAGCAGCTGCGCTCCTACGCCGCCTCGGAGCGGGGCGACCGATTCAGCGTGTTCGACTTCGACTACCTGATCAGCACCGACCCCGCGTTCACGTCGGTGGAGGACCCGCCGGGCAGCGGCACCTCCAAGACGGTGCCAGGCCTCTTGTCCGGATCCAATGGCGGATCCCCCGTCACCACCACCGGCGGCACGGTGTACGAGGTCCTGTACGACGACGGCAATCACGGCGACGGCGCGGCCGGCGACGGGGTGTACGGCGCCACCGACACGGTCACGATCGAAGGGACGGGGTTCACGATCGCTCGGACGTGGACCGTCGAACCCATCCCGATCAACGGCCAGACCAACTTCGCCCGCGTCACCGTGGAGTGCTCGTGGACCGACCGTTTCGGCCAGACCCGCACCGTGCACCTGGAGTCGCTGGTCCACCGGAGGCAATGA
- a CDS encoding PilX N-terminal domain-containing pilus assembly protein, which produces MIPRGYGEHRPGTRHGPAGRHAIANRRRSNRGTVLVAAMVILALLSLLGAGSLLNATLDTQLARNQATSKEAFYAAEAALEVGVGRVMAAFRDELRPYTPGTTADWTEPSTAGGDPYDNPFNGFTTEFKITNSLDPNNPGAEPDPFLFTTVENNQQIIHFAYEYQVEARATSALGSESMAETVRVLETPLVQYYIFFEDDLSWHNGPTMNSWGRVHTNGNLYFAPGSGGIWFRDYDNAGAAAPHILTVHGEIYSGKYLFEGNTIGTRSSGPVRVRVRNLTSPPTIPVTTGDCEQINTSITATNAGVQEARFVDANGTYHVRVGVDRMPSASYQTLARDGFYEAAADDPKKPDVDGIKIVVEGGALKIYFTPNGGVQEDVTDLVHNYWVDALGNPVNFGAWSTGAKTMADGNVATTVTQLQPGTMVYSPEAPVTTDDTGAGSYDGTRGNMNPWYPCILERRDPRENKEVDFTVIDLQRLELWYRDYLDWSDNGSFDGSVDPFADGRSLLIYVSRSLSGGGFASGTGAGNLQAVKIIGSRAGRTRTTNDRQDGSSPTLVTRTSVVTDNPVYLDGDLNVASPGGSDAPAGPGGLAIVSDAVTLLSNNWGPSHNGQTGGTYTKNSASNSAFNAALFTGRFNFRSGGSGEEAGIHNFPRFIESWSGRECHITGCLINLWFSQQATAEFRCCGTGTGDVYTPPQRFFGWDVNFQSQDYWPPYVPSIYSVERASWRED; this is translated from the coding sequence ATGATCCCGCGAGGTTACGGAGAACACCGGCCGGGCACTCGGCACGGGCCGGCAGGCCGACACGCCATCGCGAACCGCCGACGCTCGAACCGGGGCACCGTGCTCGTGGCCGCCATGGTGATCCTGGCACTCCTGTCGCTGCTGGGGGCGGGCAGCCTCCTGAACGCCACCCTCGACACCCAGCTCGCCCGCAACCAGGCAACCAGCAAGGAGGCGTTCTACGCGGCCGAGGCGGCCCTGGAGGTGGGGGTGGGCCGGGTCATGGCGGCCTTCCGGGACGAGCTGCGGCCCTACACCCCGGGGACCACGGCCGACTGGACCGAGCCGTCCACGGCAGGCGGAGACCCCTACGACAACCCGTTCAACGGGTTCACCACCGAGTTCAAGATCACGAACTCCCTCGACCCCAACAACCCCGGCGCAGAGCCTGACCCGTTCCTGTTCACCACGGTCGAGAACAACCAGCAGATCATCCACTTTGCGTACGAGTACCAGGTGGAGGCCCGGGCCACCAGCGCCCTGGGCAGCGAGAGCATGGCCGAGACCGTGCGGGTGCTGGAGACCCCGCTGGTGCAGTACTACATCTTCTTCGAGGACGACCTCTCCTGGCACAACGGTCCCACCATGAACTCGTGGGGAAGGGTCCACACCAACGGGAACCTCTACTTTGCACCGGGGAGCGGCGGGATCTGGTTCCGGGACTATGACAACGCCGGGGCGGCCGCGCCCCACATCCTGACGGTGCACGGTGAGATCTACTCCGGAAAGTACCTGTTCGAAGGCAACACCATCGGCACGCGCTCGTCCGGGCCGGTGCGGGTGCGGGTGAGGAACCTGACCTCACCCCCAACCATACCGGTGACGACGGGGGACTGCGAGCAGATCAACACCAGCATCACGGCCACGAACGCCGGGGTCCAGGAGGCCCGCTTCGTGGACGCCAACGGCACCTACCACGTTCGCGTGGGCGTGGACCGGATGCCGAGCGCCTCGTACCAGACCCTCGCCCGCGACGGGTTCTACGAGGCCGCCGCCGACGACCCCAAGAAGCCCGACGTGGATGGCATAAAGATCGTGGTCGAGGGGGGCGCCCTGAAGATCTACTTCACCCCGAACGGCGGCGTGCAGGAGGACGTGACCGACCTGGTGCACAACTACTGGGTGGACGCCCTGGGGAACCCGGTGAACTTCGGAGCCTGGTCCACAGGGGCCAAGACCATGGCCGACGGCAACGTGGCGACCACCGTCACCCAGCTTCAGCCGGGAACCATGGTGTACTCGCCCGAGGCCCCCGTGACCACCGACGACACCGGGGCCGGATCGTACGACGGCACCCGGGGCAACATGAACCCCTGGTACCCCTGCATCCTCGAGCGTCGGGACCCCCGCGAGAACAAAGAGGTGGACTTCACCGTGATCGACCTGCAGAGGCTCGAGCTCTGGTACCGGGACTACCTGGACTGGTCGGACAACGGCTCGTTCGACGGCAGCGTGGATCCGTTTGCCGACGGCCGGAGCCTGCTCATCTACGTCTCGCGCTCCCTCTCCGGCGGCGGGTTCGCCTCGGGCACCGGGGCGGGGAACCTCCAGGCCGTGAAGATTATCGGGTCCCGGGCGGGCCGCACCCGCACCACCAACGACCGGCAGGACGGATCCTCCCCCACCCTGGTGACCCGCACCAGCGTTGTCACCGACAACCCCGTGTATTTGGACGGCGACCTGAACGTAGCGAGCCCAGGAGGGTCGGACGCCCCTGCCGGCCCGGGGGGGTTGGCCATCGTGAGCGATGCCGTGACCCTTCTCTCCAACAACTGGGGGCCCAGCCACAACGGCCAGACCGGGGGCACCTATACGAAAAACTCCGCATCGAACTCGGCTTTTAACGCGGCCCTGTTCACCGGCCGGTTCAACTTCCGCTCGGGCGGATCCGGCGAGGAAGCCGGGATCCACAACTTCCCTCGGTTCATCGAGAGCTGGTCGGGACGCGAGTGCCACATCACCGGATGCCTGATCAATCTGTGGTTCAGCCAGCAGGCCACGGCCGAGTTCCGGTGCTGCGGCACAGGCACCGGCGACGTGTACACCCCCCCGCAGAGGTTTTTCGGGTGGGACGTGAACTTTCAGAGCCAGGACTACTGGCCTCCCTACGTGCCGAGCATCTACAGCGTGGAACGCGCATCCTGGCGCGAGGATTAG